One part of the Eubalaena glacialis isolate mEubGla1 chromosome 19, mEubGla1.1.hap2.+ XY, whole genome shotgun sequence genome encodes these proteins:
- the NAA38 gene encoding N-alpha-acetyltransferase 38, NatC auxiliary subunit isoform X2, translated as MAAAGPTMLLREENGCCSRRQSSSSAGDSDGEREDSPATRARQQLEALLNKTMRIRMTDGRTLVGCFLCTDRDCNVILGSAQEFLKPSDSFSAGEPRVLGLAMVPGHHIVSIEVQRESLAGPPYL; from the exons ATGGCCGCAGCTGGACCGACCATGCTGCTACGAGAGGAGAATGGCTGTTGCAGCCGGCGTCAAAGCAGCTCCAGCGCAGGG GACTCAGATGGGGAGCGCGAGGACTCACCGGCTACGCGCGCTAGGCAGCAGCTGGAGGCGCTGCTCAACAAGACTATGCGCATTCGTATGACAGATGGACGGACACTGGTCGGTTGCTTCCTCTGCACCGACCGCGACTGCAATGTTATCCTGGGCTCGGCGCAGGAGTTCCTCAAGCCGTCGG ATTCCTTCTCTGCCGGGGAACCCCGTGTGCTGGGCCTGGCCATGGTACCTGGACACCACATCGTTTCTATTGAGGTGCAGAGAGAGAGCCTGGCGGGGCCTCCCTATCTCTGA
- the NAA38 gene encoding N-alpha-acetyltransferase 38, NatC auxiliary subunit isoform X1, with product MAVAAGVKAAPAQGLARVLGLRGRRGARWGDGGGTAAPGSLWASCERPAGCRELWFRGRAAAGAARSERLSRPAQDSDGEREDSPATRARQQLEALLNKTMRIRMTDGRTLVGCFLCTDRDCNVILGSAQEFLKPSDSFSAGEPRVLGLAMVPGHHIVSIEVQRESLAGPPYL from the exons ATGGCTGTTGCAGCCGGCGTCAAAGCAGCTCCAGCGCAGGGGTTAGCTCGGGTTCTGGGATTGAGGGGCCGTCGGGGAGCAAGATGGGGGGACGGAGGGGGAACTGCAGCTCCCGGCAGCCTCTGGGCTTCGTGTGAGCGCCCCGCGGGCTGTCGGGAGCTGTGGTTCCGCGGGCGGGCAGCAGCCGGGGCGGCGCGGTCTGAGCGCCTGTCCCGCCCCGCGCAGGACTCAGATGGGGAGCGCGAGGACTCACCGGCTACGCGCGCTAGGCAGCAGCTGGAGGCGCTGCTCAACAAGACTATGCGCATTCGTATGACAGATGGACGGACACTGGTCGGTTGCTTCCTCTGCACCGACCGCGACTGCAATGTTATCCTGGGCTCGGCGCAGGAGTTCCTCAAGCCGTCGG ATTCCTTCTCTGCCGGGGAACCCCGTGTGCTGGGCCTGGCCATGGTACCTGGACACCACATCGTTTCTATTGAGGTGCAGAGAGAGAGCCTGGCGGGGCCTCCCTATCTCTGA
- the KDM6B gene encoding LOW QUALITY PROTEIN: lysine-specific demethylase 6B (The sequence of the model RefSeq protein was modified relative to this genomic sequence to represent the inferred CDS: deleted 1 base in 1 codon), whose product MHRAVDPAGARAAREAFALGGLSCAGAWSSCPPHPPPRSAWLPGGRCSASIGQPPLPAPLPPSHGSSSGHPNKPYYAPGTPTPRPLHGKLESLHGCVQALLREPAQPGLWEQLGQLYESEHDSEEAIRCYHSALRYGGSLAELGPRVGRLQQAQLWNFHAGSCQHRPKVLPPLEQVWNLLHLEHKRNYGAKRGGPPVKRAAEPPVVQPMPPAALSGPSGEEGLSPGGKRRRGCNSEQTGLPPGLPLPPPPLPPAPPPPGLATSPPFQLTKPGLWSTPHGDAWGPERKGSAPPERQEQRHSLPHPYPYPAPAYPVHPPGHRLVPAAPPGPGPRPPGAESHGCPPATRPPGSDLRESRVQRSRMDSSVSPAATTACVPYAPSRPPGLPGTTTSSSSSSSNPGLRGMEPSPGIPGADHYQTPALEVSSHQGRLGPSAHSSRKPFLAAPAATPHLSLPPGPSSPPPPPCPRLLRPPPPPAWLKGPACRAAREDGEILDELFFGAEGRPRPPPPPLPHREGFLGPPAPRFSVGTQDSHTPPAPPTTSSSNSGSHSSSPTGPVSFPTPSYLARSMDPLPRPPSPTLSPQDPPLAPLTLALPPAPPSSCHQNTSGSFRRPESPRPRVSFPKTPEGGPGPSPGPLNKAPQPVPPRVGELPARGPRLFDFPPTPLEDQFEEPAEFKILPDGLANIMKMLDESIRKEEEQQQHEAGVAPPPPLKEPFTSLQPPFPTDTAPATTAATAAAATTPATQEEEKKPPPALPPPPPLAKFPPPPQPQPPPTARAPPASPANLLKSLASVLEGQKYCYRGTGAAVPTRPGPLPTTQYSPGSSSGATAPPPTSTAPSAQGSPQPSASSSSQFSTSGGPWARERRAGEEPAPGPMTPTPPPPPLPLPPARSESEVLEEISRACETLVERVGRSTADPADPVDTADPADSGTERLQPPAPAKEESGGVAAAARPGSSKRRQKEHRRHRRACKDSVGRRPREGRAKAKAKAPKEKSRRVLGNLDLQSEEIQGREKARPDLGGASKAKPPVAPGPPPAPAPSVQPTPPAAPVPGKKAREEAPGPPGVSRADMLKLRSLSEGPPKELKIRLIKVESGDKETFIASEVEERRLRMADLTISHCAADVVRASKNAKVKGKFRESYLSPAQSVKPKINSEEKLPREKLNPPTPSIYLESKRDAFSPVLLQFCTDPRNPITVIRGLAGSLRLNLGLFSTKTLVEASGEHTVEVRTQVQQPSDENWDLTGTRQIWPCESSRSHTTIAKYAQYQASSFQESLQEEKESEDEESEEPDSTTGTPPSSAPDPKNHHIIKFGTNIDLSDAKRWKPQLQELLKLPAFMRVTSTGNMLSHVGHTILGMNTVQLYMKVPGSRTPGHQENNNFCSVNINIGPGDCEWFAVHEHYWETISAFCDRHGVDYLTGSWWPILDDLYASNIPVYRFVQRPGDLVWINAGTVHWVQATGWCNNIAWNVGPLTAYQYQLALERYEWNEVKNVKSIVPMIHVSWNVARTVKISDPDLFKMIKFCLLQSMKHCQVQRESLVRAGKKIAYQGRVKDEPAYYCNECDVEVFNILFVTSENGSRNTYLVHCEACARRRSAGLQGVVVLEQYRTEELAQAYDAFTLAPASTSR is encoded by the exons ATGCATCGGGCAGTGGACCCTGCAGGGGCCCGCGCTGCACGGGAAGCCTTTGCCCTTGGGGGCTTGAGCTGTGCTGGGGCCTGGAGCTCCTGCCCGCCCCATCCCCCTCCTCGGAGCGCATGGCTGCCTGGAGGCAG GTGCTCTGCCAGCATCGGGCAGCCCCCACTCCCTGCTCCCCTACCTCCTTCACACGGCAGTAGCTCTGGCCACCCCAACAAACCGTATTATGCTCCAGG GACACCCACCCCAAGACCCCTCCATGGGAAGCTGGAATCCCTGCATGGCTGTGTGCAGGCATTGCTCCGGGAGCCGGCCCAGCCAGGGCTGTGGGAGCAGCTTGGGCAGCTGTACGAGTCAGAGCACGACAGTGAGGAGGCTATACGCTGCTACCACAGCGCCCTTCGATACGGAGGAAGCTTGGCTGAGCTGGGGCCCCGCGTCGGCCGACTACAGCAG GCCCAGCTCTGGAACTTTCATGCCGGCTCCTGCCAGCACCGACCCAAGGTCCTGCCTCCCCTGGAGCAAGTGTGGAACTTGTTGCACCTTGAG CACAAACGGAACTATGGGGCCAAGCGGGGGGGTCCCCCGGTGAAGCGAGCCGCCGAACCCCCGGTGGTGCAGCCTATGCCTCCTGCAGCACTCTCAGGCCCCTCCGGGGAGGAGGGCCTCAGCCCTGGAGGCAAACGCAGGAGAGGCTGCAACTCTGAGCAG ACTGGCCTTCCCCCAGGGCTGCCGCTGCCTCCACCACCattgcccccagccccacccccgcctGGCCTAGCCACCAGCCCTCCATTCCAGCTGACCAAGCCAGGGCTGTGGAGTACCCCACATGGAGATGCGTGGGGCCCCGAGCGCAAGGGTTCAGCACCCCCAGAGCGCCAG GAGCAGCGGCACTCGCTGCCTCACCCATATCCATACCCAGCTCCGGCCTACCCTGTGCACCCCCCTGGCCACCGGCTGGTCCCGGCTGcacccccaggcccaggcccccgccccccaggagCAGAGAGCCATGGCTGCCCGCCTGCCACCCGTCCCCCCGGAAGTGACCTTAGAGAGAGCAGAGTTCAGAGGTCGCGGATGGACTCCAGCGTTTCACCAGCAGCAACCACCGCCTGCGTGCCTTACGCCCCTTCCCGGCCCCCCGGCCTCCCCggcaccaccaccagcagcagtagcagcagcagcaacccTGGTCTCCGGGGCATGGAGCCGAGCCCAGGCATT CCCGGCGCTGACCATTACCAAACTCCCGCGCTGGAGGTCTCCTCTCACCAAGGCCGCCTTGGGCCCTCGGCACACAGTAGTCGGAAACCATTCCTGGCGGCTCCCGCTGCCACTCCCCACCTGTCCCTGCCACCCGGcccctcctcacctcctccccccccTTGTCCCCGCCTCttacgccccccacccccccctgcCTGGCTGAAGGGCCCAGCCTGCCGAGCAGCCCGTGAGGATGGAGAGATCTTAGACGAGCTCTTCTTCGGGGCTGAGGGAcgcccccgccctcccccgccacccctcccccaccgcgAGGGCTTCTTGGGGCCTCCGGCCCCCCGCTTTTCTGTGGGCACTCAGGATTCGCACACCCCTCCCGCTCCCCCAAccaccagcagcagcaacagTGGCAGCCACAGCAGCAGCCCTACTGGGCCTGTGTCCTTCCCCACACCCTCCTATCTGGCCAGAAGTATGGACCCCCTTCCCCGGCCCCCCAGCCCAACACTGAGCCCCCAAGACCCACCTCTTGCACCCCTGACTCTTGCcctgcctccagcccctccctcctcttgccACCAAAATACCTCAGGAAGCTTCAGGCGCCCGGAGAGCCCTCGGCCCAGGGTCTCCTTCCCAAAGACCCCCGAGGGGGGGCCGGGGCCATCCCCAGGCCCCCTGAATAAAGCCCCCCAGCCTGTACCGCCCAGGGTTGGGGAGCTGCCTGCCCGAGGCCCTCGACTCTTTGATTTCCCCCCTACCCCACTGGAGGACCAGTTTGAGGAGCCAGCTGAATTCAAGATCCTCCCTGATGGGCTGGCCAACATCATGAAGATGCTGGATGAATCCATTCGCAAGGAGGAGGAGCAGCAACAACACGAGGCAGGCGTGGCCCCCCCGCCTCCTCTGAAGGAGCCCTTTACATCTCTGCAGCCTCCATTCCCAACTGACACAGCCCCcgccaccactgctgccaccgctgccgccgccaccacccCGGCCAcccaggaagaggagaagaagccACCGCCAGCCctgccaccaccgccgcctcTAGCCAAGTTCCCGCCACCACCCCAGCCACAGCCGCCGCCAACTGCGCGAGCCCCACCAGCCAGCCCGGCCAACCTGCTCAAGTCCTTGGCCTCCGTGCTGGAAGGACAAAAGTACTGTTACCGGGGGACTGGAGCAGCTGTTCCCACCCGGCCTGGGCCCTTGCCCACCACTCAGTATTCCCCCGGTTCCTCTTCAGGTGCTACCGCCCCACCGCCCACCTCCACGGCCCCGAGCGCCCAGGGCTCCCCGCAGCCCTCCGCTTCCTCGTCATCTCAGTTCTCTACCTCAGGCGGGCCCTGGGCCCGGGAGCGCAGGGCGGGCGAAGAGCCAGCCCCGGGCCCCatgacccccacccccccg cccccccccctgcCGCTGCCCCCTGCTCGCTCTGAGTCTGAGGTGCTAGAAGAGATAAGTCGGGCCTGTGAGACCCTTGTGGAGCGGGTGGGCCGGAGCACCGCAGACCCGGCCGACCCAGTGGACACGGCAGATCCAGCGGACAGCGGGACTGAGCGACTGCAGCCCCCAGCTCCGGCCAAGGAGGAGAGCGGTGGGGTGGCGGCCGCAGCACGACCAGGGAGCAGCAAGCGGCGGCAGAAGGAGCACCGGCGGCACAGGCGGGCCTGTAAGGACAGTGTGGGTCGGCGGCCCCGGGAGGGCAgggccaaggccaaggccaaggcccCCAAAGAAAAGAGCCGCCGAGTGCTGGGGAACCTGGACCTGCAGAGCGAGGAGATCCAGGGTCGTGAGAAGGCCCGGCCGGATCTGGGCGGGGCCTCCAAGGCCAAGCCGCCCGTAGCTCCGGGCCCTCCGCCAGCTCCTGCACCCTCTGTCCAGCCCACACCCCCGGCAGCCCCTGTCCCTGGGAAGAAGGCTCGGGAGGAAGCTCCGGGGCCACCGGGTGTCAGCCGGGCTGACATGCTGAAGCTGCGCTCACTTAGTGAAGGGCCCCCCAAGGAGCTGAAGATCCGGCTCATCAAAGTAGAAAGTGGTGACAAGGAAACCTTCATCGCCTCGGAGGTGGAAGAGCGGAGGCTGCGGATGGCAGACCTCACCATCAGCCACTGTGCTGCCGACGTCGTGCGGGCCAGCAA GAATGCCAAGGTGAAAGGGAAGTTTCGAGAGTCCTACCTTTCCCCTGCCCAGTCTGTGAAACCGAAGATCAACTCGGAGGAGAAGCTGCCCCGGGAAAAACTGAACCCGCCCACACCCAGCATCTAT CTGGAGAGTAAACGGGATGCCTTCTCGCCGGTGCTGCTGCAGTTCTGTACAGACCCTCGAAATCCCATCACCGTGATCCGGGGCCTGGCAGGCTCCCTGCGGCTCA ACTTGGGCCTCTTCTCCACCAAGACGCTGGTGGAGGCAAGTGGTGAGCACACGGTGGAGGTGCGCACCCAGGTGCAGCAGCCCTCAGATGAGAACTGGGACCTGACAGGCACGCGACAGATCTGGCCCTGCGAGAGCTCCCGTTCCCACACCACCATTGCCAAGTACGCGCAGTACCAGGCCTCATCCTTCCAAGAGTCCCTGCAG gaggagaaggagagcgAGGATGAGGAGTCCGAGGAGCCGGACAGCACCACGGGAACCCCTCCTAG CAGCGCACCGGATCCGAAGAACCATCACATCATCAAGTTTGGCACCAACATCGACCTGTCCGATGCCAAGCG GTGGAAGCCCCAGCTGCAAGAGCTGCTGAAGCTGCCCGCCTTCATGCGGGTAACCTCCACGGGCAACATGCTGAGCCACGTGGGCCACACCATCCTGGGCATGAACACAGTGCAGCTGTACATGAAGGTCCCAGGCAGCCGAACGCCAG GCCATCAAGAGAACAACAACTTCTGCTCGGTCAACATCAACATTGGCCCAGGAGACTGCGAGTGGTTCGCGGTGCACGAGCATTACTGGGAGACCATCAGCGCTTTCTGCGACCG GCATGGCGTGGACTACCTGACGGGTTCCTGGTGGCCAATCCTGGATGACCTCTATGCTTCCAACATCCCTGTGTACCGCTTCGTGCAGCGCCCCGGAGACCTTGTGTGGATTAATGCGGGGACCGTGCACTGGGTGCAGGCCACCGGCTGGTGCAACAACATCGCCTGGAACGTGGGGCCCCTCACCG CCTATCAGTACCAGCTGGCCCTGGAACGATACGAGTGGAACGAGGTGAAGAACGTCAAATCCATCGTGCCCATGATTCACGTGTCCTGGAACGTGGCTCGCACGGTCAAAATCAGCGACCCCGACTTGTTCAAGATGATCAA GTTCTGCCTCTTGCAGTCCATGAAGCACTGCCAGGTGCAGCGGGAGAGCCTGGTGCGGGCCGGGAAGAAAATCGCCTACCAGGGCCGGGTCAAGGACGAGCCCGCCTACTACTGCAACGAGTGCGAC GTGGAGGTGTTCAACATCCTGTTCGTGACGAGTGAGAACGGCAGCCGCAACACGTACCTGGTGCACTGCGAGGCCTGTGCGCGGCGCCGCAGCGCAGGCCTGCAGGGCGTGGTGGTGCTGGAGCAGTACCGCACCGAGGAGCTGGCGCAGGCCTACGACGCCTTCACGCTG GCCCCGGCCAGCACGTCGCGATGA
- the TMEM88 gene encoding transmembrane protein 88 — MADVPGAQRPVPGGGPEPRDPLDCWACAVLVTAQNLLVAAFNLLLLALVLGTILLPAVTMLGFGFLCHSQFLRSQAPPCTAHLRDPGFTALLVTGFLLLVPLLVLALASYRRLCLRLRLADCLVPYSRALYRRRRTPQPRQTRSSPGPQAVPTSGKVWV, encoded by the exons ATGGCGGATGTCCCCGGGGCGCAGCGACCGGTTCCCGGCGGCGGCCCAGAGCCCCGGGACCCCCTGGATTGCTGGGCCTGCGCTGTGCTGGTCACCGCCCAGAATCTGCTGGTGGCTGCCTTCAATCTTCTCCTGCTGGCGCTGGTGCTGGGGACCATCCTGCTGCCCGCTGTCACCATGCTAGGCTTTGGCTTCCTCTGCCACTCCCAG TTCTTGCGCTCCCAGGCACCCCCTTGCACCGCGCACCTGCGGGACCCGGGCTTCACAGCCTTGCTGGTCACCGGATTCCTGCTCCTCGTGCCGCTGCTCGTGCTTGCCCTGGCCAGCTACCGCCGCCTCTGCCTGCGCCTCCGCCTGGCCGATTGCCTCGTGCCTTACAGCCGAGCCCTCTATCGGCGCCGGCGCACCCCGCAGCCGCGGCAAACCCGGTCCTCGCCAGGGCCCCAGGCCGTTCCAACATCAGGAAAGGTCTGGGTCTGA